A portion of the Stegostoma tigrinum isolate sSteTig4 chromosome 44, sSteTig4.hap1, whole genome shotgun sequence genome contains these proteins:
- the LOC132206894 gene encoding probable G-protein coupled receptor 139, producing MHQTIQHVERVFYTALAFIGTPVNLLAIVILSRGKCGVSPCTTRYLVVMAAADLMVIFTDVILTSFRTYYYPLCFLDITPVCSVNMVLFRTARDCSVWFTITFSFDRFVTICCRKLRTMYCTDKTAAVVLTSTSALLSLKNIPFYFQFEPWRIIENVPFYCKTKSGYFTETWWVALDWLDTVLTPLLPFALILLFNALTVKHILVASRVRKRLKGESNGQNHRDTELESRRKSVILLFAITGSFILQWSMIVVYFFSYIFQGNNSADYSSFLLHFKKIGIMLQRLNCCTNTFIYAATLSRFRAKVQILIEKEFSSVGAEITVGMLSFFSSYLKNNIARHWAKLLCLQKHSLKNERSVQYERLHPKENLLLFQRCLLHYITFPNIHHNSSPVMLKIERIGNNCRDPEMESRRKSMILLLTISVTFILPWLINVAIF from the exons ATGCATCAAACAATTCAACACGTGGAGAGAGTGTTCTACACCGCCTTAGCTTTTATCGGCACCCCTG TAAATTTACTGGCAATTGTTATCCTTTCCCGGGGAAAATGTGGAGTATCCCCTTGCACTACTCGTTACCTGGTGGTTATGGCAGCTGCTGATCTGATGGTCATCTTCACTGATGTTATACTGACAAGCTTTCGCACTTATTATTACCCGCTCTGCTTCCTGGACATCACACCTGTGTGCAGTGTCAACATGGTGCTGTTCCGTACAGCCAGGGACTGCTCCGtctggttcaccatcactttctcctttgatcgatttgtgacCATCTGTTGTCGGAAGCTCAGAACGATGTATTGCACCGACAAAACTGCAGCTGTGGTCCTCACATCAACCAGCGCACTACTCTCTTTGAAAAACATCCCCTTCTATTTTCAGTTTGAACCATGGAGGATAATCGAAAATGTACCGTTCTACTGTAAAACAAAGTCAGGCTACTTTACTGAGACTTGGTGGGTGGCGTTAGACTGGCTGGATACTGTTTTAACTCCTTTACTGCCATTTGCTTTAATTCTGTTGTTCAATGCATTAACAGTCAAACACATTTTAGTCGCAAGTCGTGTTCggaagaggctgaagggtgagaGCAATGGTCAGaatcacagagacacagagttGGAGAGCAGAAGGAAATCTGTGATTTTGCTTTTTGCCATCACTGGGAGCTTCATCCTTCAGTGGTCAATGATTGTTGTATATTTCTTCTCTTACATCTTTCAGGGTAACAATAGCGCTGATTACTCATCTTTTCTACTTCACTTCAAAAAAATTGGTATAATGCTACAGAGGTTAAATtgttgcacaaacacatttatttatgcagCAACATTGTCCAGGTTCAGAGCGAAAGTAC AAATTCTAATTGAGAAAGAATTCAGTAGTGTAGGGGCGGAGATCACCGTGGGCATGTTAAGCTTCTTCTCCTCATACCTCAAAAATAACATTGCAAGGCATTGGGCAAAACTGCTCTGTCTCCAAAAACATTCTTTGAAGAACGAAAGAAGCGTGCAGTACGAGAGGCTCCATCCAAAAGAAAACCTCCTGCTTTTCCAGCGGTGCTTGTTGCATTATATCACTTTCCCAAATATCCATCATAAC TCGAGTCCAGTCATGTTGAAGATCGAGAGAATTGGAAATAATTGCAgagacccagagatggagagcagaaggaaGTCTATGATTTTGCTGTTAACCATCTCTGTTACCTTCATCCTCCCGTGGTTAATCAATGTTGCAATATTCTAA